The proteins below are encoded in one region of Sphingobacterium sp. R2:
- a CDS encoding response regulator, translating to MEIDFSTYNILIVEDSELNLFVLKEILEREHFTVFSASGAKGAFENLGNHRIDLILMDVVMGEKNGFDLTAELKSMEQYKHIPVLFITNLKSADDVVRGFDSGGVDYVSKPFNKKELLQRIKHQIKLIESGNTIAKQTAQLQEAILNRDRMYAILAHDLRSPISSLKMILNILTMSPESSNTGYADMVNTGNDIAEQLFSVLDNLLKWTKNSLGVLSYMPQEIEFDEMVKGVVETLQPTAKLKNIDIQLTLESSLQIFFDVDIMKSMLRNLLINAVKFSHENSLIRLNLYRDKDDAVVEFIDTGVGMSLDAQRQLQDQIMEEGKITPMREKGKGLGLWVVYHFIQQNGGAFFFESEEHIGSRFGFRVPLLDNLSNH from the coding sequence ATGGAAATTGATTTTTCAACGTATAATATTCTCATCGTAGAGGATTCTGAGTTAAATCTTTTTGTATTAAAAGAAATCTTAGAGCGCGAACATTTCACCGTATTCTCTGCTTCAGGTGCTAAAGGAGCATTCGAAAATTTGGGAAATCATCGGATTGACCTTATTTTAATGGATGTTGTCATGGGCGAAAAAAATGGATTTGATCTGACAGCGGAGTTGAAATCCATGGAACAGTATAAACATATTCCGGTATTGTTTATTACGAACTTAAAGTCTGCTGATGATGTTGTGCGTGGATTTGATAGTGGTGGTGTTGACTACGTTTCGAAGCCTTTTAACAAAAAGGAATTACTTCAACGTATCAAACATCAGATCAAGCTTATTGAATCGGGCAATACGATTGCCAAACAGACAGCACAGCTTCAGGAAGCAATATTAAACCGGGATAGAATGTATGCTATTCTGGCACATGATCTCCGAAGTCCAATATCTTCATTAAAAATGATCTTAAATATTTTGACCATGAGCCCCGAAAGCAGTAATACTGGGTATGCCGATATGGTCAATACTGGGAATGATATCGCTGAGCAACTTTTTAGCGTTTTGGACAATTTGCTCAAATGGACTAAAAATAGCTTGGGTGTACTAAGTTACATGCCCCAGGAAATTGAGTTTGATGAAATGGTTAAAGGTGTAGTTGAGACGCTACAACCGACAGCCAAGTTGAAAAATATCGACATACAGTTAACTTTAGAGTCTAGTTTGCAGATCTTTTTTGATGTAGACATTATGAAAAGTATGTTGAGGAATCTTTTGATCAATGCGGTGAAGTTTAGCCACGAAAATTCCCTGATCAGGCTCAATTTATATCGCGATAAAGATGATGCTGTTGTCGAATTTATCGATACAGGAGTGGGAATGAGCTTGGATGCACAGCGTCAGTTACAAGACCAAATTATGGAAGAGGGTAAGATTACGCCAATGCGGGAAAAAGGTAAGGGTTTGGGACTGTGGGTTGTTTACCATTTTATCCAACAAAACGGTGGGGCCTTCTTTTTCGAATCGGAAGAACATATCGGCTCACGTTTCGGCTTTCGTGTTCCATTGCTGGATAACCTGTCTAACCATTAA
- a CDS encoding UDP-glucuronic acid decarboxylase family protein, translating into MYNLKKRVLVSGGAGFIGSHLCERLLKDGNEVICMDNFFTGDKSNIVHLLQNPYFELVRHDVTEPFLAEVDEIYNLACPASPVHYQYNPIKTIKTSVMGAINMLGLAKRVNARILQASTSEIYGDPHIHPQPESYWGNVNPIGIRSCYDEGKRCAETLFMDYHRQHHIAIKIVRIFNTYGPRMHPQDGRVVSNFIMQALQNKDITIYGEGSQTRSFQYVDDLVEGMIRMMAAEPSFIGPVNIGNPNEFTIFQLAEQVILQTGSKSQIKFLPLPQDDPQQRKPDIEVAKNCLDWNPKIQLEEGLSRTIDYFKTCL; encoded by the coding sequence ATGTATAACCTAAAAAAAAGAGTATTAGTATCGGGAGGAGCTGGATTTATAGGTTCACATCTGTGCGAACGTTTGCTTAAGGACGGGAACGAGGTCATCTGTATGGATAACTTCTTTACTGGGGATAAATCTAACATCGTTCACCTATTGCAAAACCCTTATTTCGAGCTTGTGCGGCATGACGTGACAGAACCTTTTTTAGCTGAGGTGGACGAAATATATAATCTTGCCTGTCCCGCCAGTCCAGTTCACTATCAGTATAATCCGATAAAAACGATTAAAACATCCGTTATGGGGGCAATCAATATGCTTGGACTTGCAAAACGGGTAAATGCGCGTATTTTACAGGCCTCTACAAGTGAAATTTATGGCGACCCACACATCCATCCACAGCCTGAGAGCTATTGGGGAAATGTGAATCCTATTGGTATTCGTTCCTGCTATGACGAAGGAAAGCGATGTGCCGAAACATTGTTTATGGATTATCATCGGCAACACCATATTGCGATAAAGATCGTTCGGATTTTTAATACCTATGGTCCACGTATGCATCCACAGGACGGGAGAGTAGTATCTAATTTTATTATGCAAGCCTTACAAAATAAAGATATTACCATTTATGGAGAAGGCAGTCAGACCCGAAGTTTCCAGTACGTAGATGACTTGGTAGAAGGAATGATAAGAATGATGGCTGCAGAACCCTCTTTTATCGGACCAGTAAATATCGGTAACCCCAATGAATTTACTATATTCCAATTAGCGGAACAGGTGATCTTACAGACTGGCTCAAAATCGCAGATTAAGTTTTTGCCATTACCTCAAGACGATCCACAACAAAGGAAGCCTGATATTGAAGTAGCCAAAAATTGCCTGGACTGGAATCCCAAGATTCAACTTGAAGAGGGATTGTCGAGGACAATAGACTATTTTAAAACATGTTTATAA
- a CDS encoding CpsB/CapC family capsule biosynthesis tyrosine phosphatase, protein MGFFSNLFGKKTSSIRSLAQLEFLQVDMHNHLLPGIDDGSNSVQQSLHYIQELQRLGLKKFICTPHIMAGVHQNTKFSIEHAKDSLVAGLKKSGNDVDIFGAAEHMIDENLSLLIRENELCVMPGGYVLIEMSYLSESKALFHTILNIQKLGYKPILAHPERYNYYHSNFNIYKQIKDAGCLLQLNLLSLSRYYGVDVKAIAMTLLKSGMYDFVGTDLHHQRHLDALKNIVEKYPIREMLRTSPILNESLLDHIDQHKGQVIAV, encoded by the coding sequence ATGGGATTTTTTAGTAATTTGTTTGGGAAAAAGACTTCATCAATCCGCTCTTTAGCGCAGTTGGAATTTTTACAAGTAGACATGCACAACCATCTGTTACCAGGTATTGACGATGGAAGTAACTCTGTGCAACAATCCCTACATTATATTCAGGAACTGCAGCGCTTAGGCCTTAAAAAGTTTATCTGTACTCCACATATCATGGCCGGCGTACATCAGAACACCAAATTTAGTATTGAACATGCGAAAGATTCACTGGTAGCGGGATTAAAGAAATCCGGCAATGATGTGGATATATTTGGCGCGGCTGAACATATGATTGATGAAAATCTTTCTTTATTGATCCGTGAAAATGAACTATGCGTAATGCCAGGCGGTTATGTATTGATTGAAATGTCTTATTTATCCGAATCGAAAGCTTTGTTTCATACCATATTGAATATACAAAAATTAGGTTACAAACCTATTCTAGCTCATCCTGAACGTTATAATTATTACCATAGCAATTTTAACATTTATAAGCAGATCAAAGATGCAGGCTGCTTACTCCAGTTAAATCTACTTTCCTTAAGCCGATACTATGGGGTTGATGTCAAAGCTATCGCGATGACCCTATTGAAATCCGGTATGTATGATTTTGTCGGAACCGACCTTCATCACCAACGCCATCTTGACGCTTTAAAAAATATAGTTGAGAAATACCCGATTCGTGAGATGTTAAGAACTTCACCCATCTTAAATGAATCACTCCTTGATCATATCGATCAGCATAAAGGTCAAGTGATCGCTGTATAA
- a CDS encoding SDR family NAD(P)-dependent oxidoreductase — MMGSLGDLRRRLRKDNPRWVILMIDMWFVFASYVFSNYVVNNFKGVFDIELMLKKVVVILPIYLLMFLCYDTFRGIVRQTGIRDTIKIFKTVGSAYILIMVFTFIIKTIFNKGTLAGDYLRLSYGVLTMQATILLVIMVGARVIYRTIYEYLFLPGRKGENVLIFGASRPGLVSFSLLKEDQRTKYQVVAFVEDKISRIGKRLAGLKIKDITEITKEYVEKCHITQVIIAVENNDPERLEYVSDWFQNLGLELKIMPPARILLNSGAKREIRPLKIEDLLGRKPIKLDHPEIEDEMRGKVILVTGAAGSIGSELARQIARRHYKKLILLDQAESAIYDVQQSIKATFAEHLHCVVGDVRNFAFMQRIFDEYKPDLVFHAAAYKHVPLMEANPYESIQTNVLGSKIVADLCMHYGTKKMVMVSTDKAVNPTNVMGATKRMAEIYVSSCSGKSDTSFIITRFGNVLGSNGSVIPLFEKQMADGGPLTLTHPDITRFFMTIPEACQLVQEAGVMGKGGEIFVFDMGKSVKIIDLAKRMIKLKGYRYPEDIDIKIVGLRPGEKIYEELLANNENTVKTHHPKIMIAKVNHDELSLKADRINAICQQILDADTLLPDFMGLVAAMKEVVPEFKSQNSEYEVLDTVVKKKEIELVHEKPIEVPVYSLVKNVL; from the coding sequence ATGATGGGTTCTCTAGGAGATTTAAGAAGGCGCCTGAGAAAGGACAATCCAAGATGGGTCATTTTAATGATCGACATGTGGTTTGTGTTTGCAAGCTATGTGTTTTCTAATTATGTGGTCAACAACTTCAAGGGAGTATTTGATATCGAATTGATGTTAAAAAAAGTTGTCGTTATATTGCCAATTTACCTGTTGATGTTCTTATGTTATGATACCTTTCGAGGAATTGTTCGACAAACTGGCATTCGAGACACTATTAAAATATTTAAAACGGTGGGATCTGCCTATATTCTGATAATGGTTTTCACGTTTATTATCAAAACTATCTTTAATAAAGGAACTTTGGCAGGAGATTATCTCAGATTGTCGTATGGCGTATTGACGATGCAGGCTACAATTTTGCTGGTCATTATGGTAGGGGCGCGTGTAATCTATCGGACTATTTATGAATATCTTTTTCTGCCAGGTAGGAAAGGGGAGAATGTATTGATATTTGGTGCTTCGAGACCAGGGCTAGTATCATTTTCTTTATTAAAGGAAGACCAGCGGACGAAGTATCAGGTGGTCGCCTTTGTTGAAGATAAAATATCACGGATAGGTAAGCGCTTGGCAGGTTTAAAAATTAAAGATATTACCGAAATTACGAAAGAATATGTGGAGAAATGCCATATAACTCAAGTAATCATTGCGGTTGAAAATAACGATCCCGAACGGCTTGAATATGTCTCAGATTGGTTTCAAAATCTTGGGCTTGAACTGAAAATAATGCCACCGGCCCGGATATTACTTAACTCCGGCGCCAAACGTGAAATTCGACCTTTAAAGATAGAAGATTTATTGGGACGTAAACCGATTAAGTTGGATCATCCAGAAATTGAAGACGAAATGCGCGGTAAAGTTATCTTAGTAACAGGTGCCGCTGGATCTATTGGTTCGGAATTAGCTCGGCAGATTGCAAGACGGCATTATAAGAAATTGATCCTTCTTGATCAAGCAGAGTCCGCAATTTATGATGTACAGCAATCCATTAAGGCTACTTTTGCTGAGCATTTACATTGTGTCGTTGGGGATGTGCGGAATTTTGCATTTATGCAACGGATATTTGACGAATATAAACCTGATTTGGTTTTCCATGCAGCGGCTTATAAGCATGTTCCATTGATGGAAGCTAACCCTTACGAGTCCATCCAGACTAATGTATTGGGAAGTAAAATAGTTGCGGATCTCTGTATGCATTATGGTACAAAAAAGATGGTCATGGTATCCACAGATAAAGCCGTAAACCCTACCAATGTTATGGGAGCCACCAAACGTATGGCTGAGATTTATGTAAGTAGTTGCAGCGGAAAATCTGATACGAGCTTTATTATCACTCGGTTTGGCAATGTACTTGGTTCAAATGGCTCGGTTATACCGCTATTTGAAAAGCAGATGGCCGATGGCGGTCCATTGACGTTAACTCATCCAGACATCACACGTTTTTTTATGACTATTCCTGAAGCTTGTCAACTTGTGCAAGAAGCGGGTGTAATGGGAAAAGGAGGTGAGATTTTTGTATTCGATATGGGCAAGTCTGTTAAAATAATCGATTTGGCCAAAAGAATGATCAAACTAAAGGGGTACCGTTACCCTGAGGATATTGATATCAAAATTGTTGGATTGCGCCCAGGAGAAAAAATTTATGAAGAACTTTTGGCAAACAATGAAAATACGGTGAAAACACATCATCCAAAAATCATGATTGCAAAAGTAAATCATGATGAGCTTTCACTTAAAGCGGATCGTATTAATGCCATCTGTCAACAGATTTTGGATGCCGATACACTACTGCCTGATTTTATGGGGCTTGTCGCTGCGATGAAGGAAGTCGTGCCAGAGTTTAAATCTCAGAATTCGGAATATGAAGTGTTGGACACGGTCGTAAAGAAGAAAGAAATTGAATTAGTTCATGAGAAACCCATAGAGGTACCCGTATATTCTTTGGTAAAGAATGTGTTGTAA